Within the Clarias gariepinus isolate MV-2021 ecotype Netherlands chromosome 27, CGAR_prim_01v2, whole genome shotgun sequence genome, the region CTAACTTggttaacattaaaaaaaaaacatttaaaaaaacatactacGATCACTTCTGCTCATGTGTTGTGTTTGCGTTGTTTGGGGAGATTCTCCATTCTGTAGTTTACATGTCCTCTAATGGACATGTCCGTGTTGGATGCATATGGAAACTCAGACAGGTGGTTGTGAGTTCAGTTCGACTCTGAACTGGGAAAACGCGTGTTTTTCGACATCtgtttgtgagaaaaaaaaatattcaatgaAAAGCACCATGTTGCTAAATGTTGTCAGGTTtttctgttttgctttttttttaagcaaaaatctATGACACCATCTTTCTTCTCGATGTTTTCTCGATGAGTTGGACGTTCAGGGGGGTGGGAAGGTTTACTTTTAGGGACCCAGGATTGTTTCCACAaaatttttctgttttgttttttttcagtgaaaaTAAACCAACAATAATTAGTGGTTACAGGTACGGGAACCGAGGGAACCCAagtctctgggtactctggtatGGATCGAATCAGATACAGAAGCTTGTGACTTTTTGactaagaaaacaaaacaaagaaaaaatctgCTTGTTAAATCTGTAAGACAGACTGCATTTAACTGGAGTTTatacttctttctttctttctttcttcttaaacagtagtttttatttatttttttatttttgtctgttttattgttttatgatCGAAATAAAGTATTCAAATCAACATCAAATCAACTAGGTAGATTAATAAAAACCCCTTTAAGTCAGGAGCGTGTTAGCTGTCTAGCTAGCTTGgtggtaacaaaaaaaaattggagaaaTCCTGCTAGTAAAGTCATGAAGGCTGTCAGTGAGCACTAGATTGGTGCTAACTGTAGAGGCTAAAAAATGATGTCATCCTTAAGTGCCAGTTTTTCTTGTCCGAGTTGAATCGAGCGCAGCATTTGCTAATCATGTGCAACATAAAGGTGTCCACTAGGGGGCAGAAAATCTGAACGTAAATATTGAAGCGAAAGCatgcattaatattaaaattgacGAGGGAAACAGGTTTCGTTTTTGGTCACAGTTCTTATGATTTGTTTAtgctaaagtttcacatttcaATATAGATCACTCAATAtcaataacacaataaaataaaaataaataaaaacattaataacaaactgtgtgtgtgcaaggCGAGTTCCTAACTTTCTCTTATCTCACCACACATCAGTACATTGGTGCTCAGTCAGACACATCACACTGCTGTTAAGGATCAACATCATatgcataaaaacacacacacacttcagaaacGTTAACTGAAGAACTAGACGTGTCATGTCATCAAATCGAATTGATTTCCTCAGGACGAAGCCGGATGTTGCAGATGCACGTCGGAGATCtgaatcagcaaaaaaaaagctgaaaaccACTAAAACTTTTAGATTGTTGATTTGTTTATCTCCTGCTCAGCATTACCTGCATATGAccaatttcttctttttttgttttgttttgatgtttaaaaataaataactaaaaatgtGGGATAATCAGACGATGAGATGAAATGTCTAGTCTTATGATTATGGTTTTATACATCACATAATCTCAGgattaacaaacacacactcatgcattgTGACTCATGAGTGAGCATGCCGAGTTAAATGCTGCCAtgttgtgtacgtgtgtgtgtttgtttacacaGTGCTGATCCAGGATCAGTCCTGCGTGTAGCTGCGGTGCCTACACAGCGCTGATGTTCTGGGATGGAGAGCCGAGCGAGTGAGTCAGTAGCGTGGGTCTGCGCCAGTGTTTCTGCCAGGGCTCGTTCTTTTCTGACAGCCACGTCTGTCCGTGAGCATGtgcgagagtgagtgagtgtgtgtgtgtgtgtgtgtgttgagctcTGCCCGAGATTTGTTGTCCCTTTGGAGATGATGAGTGCATGTGGAAACCGGCCTCCGACCCAGAATTCCTAGCACAAAGGAGCTCTGGAGCTCTAACTCAGACTTCTGACACTGTTTTTACAGTTGTCCGTCTCTTGAAGTGTGTTTCGCAAGATTACACCAGGCTAGagagttaaaaacaaaacaaaaatatcgTAATTTTGAGAATTGTGCTGAACGTGCAGAGACGACAGCTGccttacaaacaaacaaacaaacaataaataaataaaaagggattGGAATTagtttttgaaaaaagaaaaaattcttttaagaaattatataacCGTTTTTTTCCCTACTTTTTATGTAGTAGcgtaaaaagtttatttatttttttaaatagtgctcCGTCGAATGATCACGTTTAACTTCGATCAGATGTAAAATTGCTTGAGATTAGACACTAGAGATGAGAATCCTGAGTTAGACTGGTGATGCCTGTGCTGGCGTTTATGGCCTGATTTAGTCTCAAgcagcttttcagttttaaagaattaaaaatacagtatgttcccGAATAGGAACGAATGGGAGAAAtaagtcggcctcaccggtttcaatgaatcaatccgggagcatgatgataaaattgtctgtcctgtaaagctgtccgatggtgaataatccaaattttagaaaaactttacagtcaaatacagtgtaaaacagctctgagacaaaatggcattcAAGATTCTTGTCGCGATGTAAAGGCCCAGAGACTACACTGTTACAATAGACAtatgagattcatttccttaggcgcggttatggtttttggtcacatgatggcagtggGGGGAAAAAGGACAGAGATTTAATCAAGTGGATTGGTGTGCTTTAcatcaaaggcgtataagactcactttagcggacttaagaacaaatccgacctGCGAACGTGCTTTGAAAAcggaacttgtttgtaagtctgGGGCTACCTGTACTAAAAGTATCTAATAAGCATTGTTGTGTAACTTGTGTTTATGGTTGTCTAAATCTCATGTTTCATACAAAATGATGAGCTTTcggtttttaaattttttcctaCCAATTTTCTCTTCTACACTCCAGTCCATTAGGTGGCAATATTGCATCAACCACTTATAaactcaaaaagaaaaaaaaaaaaatatgaagaagcGATACTCTTGCAAAATGTGAGTATTTTTTGGAGATTAAACTGGTTTTTAGAGAGTTACAGCTGTTCGAATCGTAATgcaacacctgtgactcataGCCTTCAGATGAATGAACAATTGGTCTTCAACCTgagatttatcttttttatgttaattagtTCTACTATGGTATTTTtcatataccttttttttttacgtgttTGTGGTACGCACCAAGCATCATTTACTGATCACACCACAGGAAATGAAACCTCGACTGAAATTTCCCACAATAAATATTGCAAATGTTCAGTTCCTGTCTAGAGTTTACCTTTTCTGGGGCTTTTTTCCCCCGTTAGACGTGTCAGACGTTCCGGTTTCCGGCGTTGTCTGTAATAACAAAGTTAATAATGTCACACGAATCCTGAAACTGACCTTTGTTTAATTACTCAGACATGACTgtctacatctttttttttttttttttttttttttacacacatgtCTAATTCTTGTGAGGACTTTCCGTTAGCATAATTATTCCTTAGGCTAATTAACACAGCGTTAATCATCAATCTAAGGATAAGCCTCATTAACTCACTAACAAAAATGatgcactttctttctttttttcacacattaGATGTAAACATGAAACTTGActaattttctttaattactttgcttttatatatatatatatatatatatatatatatatatatatatatatatatatatatgggatcCCCTTCTGGGAGAagcgttttgtgtgtgtgttttaaagtgtgCAAAACTTTATATGTGTAGCAGAAGAACACAGTTGCCCGTTTTTTAGTTTCTCTCTCGCACAGGaaacacccccccccacacacactgctccgTTCTCTGTGCCATGCAGTGTGTCGAGTCGTGGTTAGGTGTTGGAGGCATGTTTGTACTTCCTGAGTACAGAAACATATTTACACCCTGTATCTCCACCAGCAGAGAGCTCGCGCACACACGCCCCGCGCAAAAATCCTTTTGTTTGggaaagtctgtgtgtgtgtgagagagaaagagagagacgtgAAGAAATACAGGCTTTAATGTCTAGAGGATTGatattctttctctctgtcctcAGGGATTAGGCTCAAACGAGTGGcctagaaaaaaaaacgcagaCACGAAGTCAAAACAAAACCTCAGGCGCTCAGGGTAAAAATCCAAACCCTGCGGATCAGATATGATGCAGACGTGTAGAGCAGCGTTTAGCACCGCAGAGCAGTTTTTTTTTGATGAGTGTGACAAGACGTGCTTTACCACGGTTACATTTTTGGTTAAATGCAAATCCTTCTTCTGCATGTATTTCAGACAGACGCTGTCCAGACGTCCCCcagaaaataaaatcagaataAAATCAATTGCATTTAGATTCctcccatacacacagagaaagtAGGATACTAAACTAACTTTGTCTTTTTGCCAAGAAAGACTCCTAGccttaaaactttaaataattaattgttttaaagaaaaagtttattctttttaaagcaGCGTTGCCACGTCCATGTGGATGTGGAtggttttaactttttttggtctgtAACTTTTTCTGACCCCAAatgcgttttttttctttcctttctttcctttttttttcctttccttttttttcttctcttatcATCAGGAACATGACTATACGGAAAACATCTTTCATCCTGTGCAAAAAATTCATGCCAAGGTTCAGATGAAACGCGAGAATCTCACTGATCTAGTTAGAGACGATATCCTTCAAAGTCACCGTTGATTGAAGGAAAAATTCCCGGGATGCTCtatatggagtttttttttttttattattgttacaaCAACTGCTTTCACTTTAAAGTAAACATTAAAAAGTTGTGAGTTAATCTGTTAGGTTGGGATTTAAGGACACCAGTTAACTCgactttgacacacacacacacacacacacacacacacacacactgtggtaaATCAACACGCTAATAGTGTGTATGTTAGTTTCTTGCCAAGAGAAATAAACTCACAGGTGACAACAAGGTGAAATTACTcgtcttttcatttcagtactgtGTATTTTGGCACATATTGTATTTATACGTTTCATCCCGTGTGTGTAaggagtgaattattttgtaataagtttgtttagaagtaataataataatggtggaTGAAAGAAATGTGCTGATTAGTAACAATGCATCTAAAATTAAGTTTCAAAAGTTAGTTTGTAGTGATTAAATTCAGCACTCGGTTTATAAGttagaaaactaatgttataaggaacgggctgcatttaattatttattaaacttttttttaagaagtcATATACAttcgggatatttataaaaaatcatgATGCGTATAGAATCGCAGTTTTAATCGAATTGACATATTGATGACATCGTATCGAGTGGGGACTGGTGATTTCCATCACTGGTCTTTATGTTGAGCTTTAGCGATCCGATGAACGACCCGAAAGCGTCTGTTCCTAAGAGGCGCGTGAAGGAACGCCCTCGCGCTGAATCATTTCCATAGAAAATGCCTGATCTAGGCAGGAACTCATTCCTGGATATCATGACCAAGAAGGAAACAAGAGCGAGTTTGAGCGAAAGTTCTCAAACACATCGGAAAGAAGCTACAGATGGATCAATAAGCACATCAGCTCTGGGATTAAAATggtgtgaattatttatttatttattttgtcagttATTAAACATGAATTTTCTGTGAAACAATAAGGAAATAATCATGTGGGCGGGTccagggtgtgtgtttgtgtgtgtgtgtgtgtgtgtgtgtgtgtgtgtgtgtgtgtgtgtgtgtgtgtgtgtgtgtgtgtgagagagagagagagacgacacTCCTGATTCATACAGCCACCTTTAAACTATCGTGTCATTCCGAAGACGTCactcagtggaaaaaaaaaatgtgttgtgcGTGTGAGATTTGGACGTCTTTGGGCTGCGATCCCAAAAACTGGCATCTGGATATAaacttaaagtgtttaaagttggACCAAGTAGAAACACATTAATGTTCTTTCTTGCATTCGATTTAGAAATGCATTATAAACCGAACAAAATgttatgttctcttttttttttttttttttataaatgaatcCGTACAAGTCAAACTGGTTTGTGCTGGAGAATTGCGTAACACCAGTATCGTCCATGATCGCACGCTCATGCCACTTGTGTGCTTCTTTATCTTTTTGTTGGCGTGCCAGTTCTCccatccccttttttttttttttataagcgtTCAATTGTCTCCCTTATAGGCAGCGAGGTTTTTCTGCCCGACCTGTCCAGACACGCTTCAGCAGCTGGCTTGCTTTCATACCCTTCCGCAGTTCTGCGATTCTTTTCATCACGTGTTTCTCCTCGGTTTAGGTGACTCATGGAATGTTGGAGCCAAATTAAAAGAGACGGggaagagcttttttttttttttttttttttttttacttttgcagtTTTATGAAattgcatcacacacactcacacagagacatgtacagtatgatggcCGGTTCGTTTGTTCTATCTaagcatgttgttgttgttgttcttatcATCCTCACAGTGTTAACGAGGATGTATTACATTAACACTTTGATCTCGAGCACCGATGAGggcgatttaaaaaatgtagatAAGTCCATGTAAGGAAATtttaagctctttttttttttgcatgattcTATTAGCCGGACGCAAACATGAGCACAAAGACCTTTTGGTGAGGCGGGGTCTCCGAGGACGACACGGTTCAATGCTCTTGTCTCAGTTTCAGGGAGATTAGGGATTATGAGTGAAGTCTAAAGGATTCAGTGGGAAGATAATGCCTGTGCAGATGTTTTCTCTCTCGTTTTTTCTCCTCAGGCAAAACCActtgaaccacacacacaccccacgcCATAAcaatctcatacacacacacaactgtgtTACGTTTACATAATGTGACTAAAACCAGACTTATACAATACAgatagtccccgacttacgaacatctGAGGTATGAATTTCCGCAGGTACAAACTACATTCGTAGATGTGAACAACATGTGATAGTAATGCATTCGATCTTCTCCTGCTCGACCCTGCAGGTTGCTCCAGGCCCTCAGCGGTGCTGCATGGCCGAGGAAACCTCACCGAGACCAACCGCGGCTCCTTCTCCGTCGGCACGGTGCTGCAGTACAGCTGTGACCCGGGATACACGCTAAGCGGAGAGAGCGTCATCACCTGCACCGCACCAGGACGCTGGTCCTCCGCCACACCACACTGCCTCAAAAATGATGGtgagtctctcacacacacacacacacacacacaggaggttAGCAGGTTGGGCTAGCGTGGACAATTAGGATTAAACCCTGATGAACGTCTCCTTCTTTAGATAAATATAGCAgattcatattattttttattattaacacataAGGTTTaggatgcacacacacttttaaaactacattcattatatactgtatctagattgtgtgtgtttttttgttagtttttttctcccttgttATTACACTTttcttgaagtgtgtatacatttttttatggctgactttttatattaattatactgttttgtttatttacaaatattttattataattttaatttttttaaatgtttaacaattaaatacattttattttattacaaatatagttatttaattttacttattattttataattatttattttcagaattTCTTATGGATTGTATTTTCCTTATtgcatatttctttatttttttctgatctttttctttttaattttaagggggaaaaaaattaagatagcACCGAAGATATtgttgttataatttttttgtcagtatttaattattaattttattttaaatatttttttctattcactattattgttattattattaataatcatattttttttactatttatttatttatttatttattgttcattattattatgattattgttaaattactgtgtgtgttccagtgtgTCGTCCCCCGAGTGAGCCTGAGAATGGGGGGTACATGTGTCACCCCTCACCCTGCCCCAAACTGACCGAAGGCACAGTGATCGAGTATTTCTGTGATGAAGGCTACACACTGAAAGGGTACAGGTACCACACCTGCAGGAACGGAGACTGGGACTCGGCGGCGCCCATCATCTGTCATGTGGGACAAGGTCAATATTTCTgcaacacacactacacacacacacacacacacacacacacacacacacacacacttaaaaatatataaataaatagactgtCTGCTGTGTCGTTTAGGAATCGGACCCGTCCTGGTTattgtttgcttatttttagctCCAGCTTTTATTTCCTAATTCCCTTTAACACGGAATAACTTCCTGTACACTATAAGTGCTCACTACATAAGGCTATAAATGCAATATTAGACAACGTCTTCTAAGATCTGAGTGTTATGTGGTACTGCTTCTAGTGCGCACACTGCCCTGATTAAgatcattaatatttattataagaagTATCTGATTTTAAAGAATGTCATGACTCTCATACAAATTAATTCAGGgctttttttaatggatttattttatattgatcGTACTGAAAATCATACTGCCTTCAGGTTAAATCAGATGTTATAATATTAGGAAAtctaaaaagcaaataaatctgATCTAGTAGACAAGAGTGAACTGCTTTTAGAGATTAATTATACATGATCACCGTAAGGGTTAAACCTACAGTATTTTCATATACCAGGaattttaattgatttgtttttaataaaaaaaatgttgaatggcatgattccagcctttttttttttttttttttttacttctacatTAATCAACGAAGGTCATTCAGCTGAAAAGTCAAGCTGggattaaatctttttttttttttcttttttcttttttttaaacctttgaaTATGTGAATAGGATGCAAATTTGCAGTTCGGTCAGACAGGACAAATTTTGCGTGCACAAATTATTTCCTCCAGctgtttttctaattttttttgtgtgtttgcgcCTCACAGGGAAGGAAGAGCGCTCTCCTCTGGGTATGCCAGCTCTCTCAATCATGGCCTCCACTGCCAGCTCCGTGGCCCTCATCCTGCTGCTGGTCGTCCTCTTCGTCCTGCTGCAGCCCAAACTCAAATCCTTTCATCACAGCAGGTCCGACTCTGACCTTCTCGAACACGGTTTAAGACAAGTTCACACAAACCCAGGAATTTTACTGAAAGAGCAGTAATGAGATGAGATGACCTGTAGCACCAGTAGCTCATGACCtgtggctgttttttttaaaatgttgttctTTACCAGTAATCAGCTGACTCTCAtgcagaaagtttttttttttttcaataattaaatgtaaaatttaaccAAATATATTCTGGCTACATTACACTgtcaagtgaaatatttcaagcgtttctttttgttttgccgTAGACGTGAGCAGGGTGTATGCGGTCAGGCCGCCTCCCTCGTCGTAGAAGGAGTTCAGGTCTCTCTTCCTTCCTACGAAGAGGCGGTGTACGGCAGCGGCGGGGCGGCAGCTCCTCCCCCGGAGTCCCGCGTGAACATTGTGCTCTCCGAGGGACCGCAAACGGAGTCTCCCGCCTCAGAGCTCGTCCAGTCCCGACCCGAGCACGATCTCCCCTCCATCTCCGCGCGCTCCCGTCACTCCGAGACCGCGCTCGTTCACCAGGACCCCTCCACTTCCTCCTCTCCGTCGACCTCCTCTTCCACCTCCAGCTGGGTGTCGGAGCAGCGcggggcggcggcggcggcgcgTAGGCCGAGCAGCGACCAGCACAGTCTGCTCTCGCTCACCTCTGTAGAGGAGTATGGAGACGGTACGCTCTGAACACTCACATGCCCTTTGACACcgagtgatttttatttatttatttatttgtttgtttgtttccacacaaacagaaagaacCATTCTGAGAAAGGAATGCATTGTAATGTTAATTGATTTAATAtgaaatccataaaaaaaaaaaatacagatgctACAGTTGTATAcgtagataataaaaaaaaaatttatctatTGTCTGTAAGATTACAGTTAATTATAGAGCTTCCTGAATGTTCCATCCGTAAGTGATCTGCATTCAGACATACTTGTGGTCTGAATACCTAGCCTGTGGTTAGATAGCGCCCCCTTGTGCTAAActgcatatttaatttattggcaAAATATGGAGCATCTCGTgttattttctgatttattcTTTATAGACAAAATTGAGTGCGGTTCATCCGTTCTAAtcgcaaaaaataaaaataaacaccctATTTGTTTATCATCTTCCACTGTCTGATTCACTTAAATATTGATTAAGacaataaataagaagaatattCATAAAAAGATGAGTAATACTGTTATTGTCTTGACCTTGCACAtctattcataaaataaaataacaataattttgcCTGTACTTATGTTAGTATGCCCATTAAGCACCCCCGAGCCCCCCCACCATGGTGCTAAATTCACGTGTCCCGAAACCTATTATAAATTACGCGTCCGTTGTATTTGCATTCTCGTTAATATACATTAGCATCTGCCAAAGATGGGCGTGTCACTAGGATCAGCCTTGTCTCTATTTAGTTATATTAAAggattataaaacacattttctttgcTAGTGACTTTTCTCTTCATATTAATATACATTCTTACATATGGGAGAGAAATCATGTGTGGTCTGTGTGTAAGGTCATATTCCTTTAAGGTTTATGTCTCGGTGTCAGATCTTCCTTCAGACAGAGACGTTGATGCTGGGTGGAGTCTCGTTAGCACAACAAGCTTATGTgatacttaatattttttgttttattaattgtaaaagggaaaaaagaggaACTTGTGATGGATTTGTTTATGGCTGTCTAACAGATTCCAcagcaatttatttaaatatacacaaataaaacGTAAATGTCGTTGTTTATTGCgttaaaaaatgaacaaaaaaatgcaCTCTAAGTTAAATTTATTGCTATGACAATAACTCTATTGCTATAATAATATACGCATCCGTCTGTTTTACCTCATTCTGATTTTCTCTTTTtacctctattttttttttctaacagtttatatttatctagagatttttttttgctttatacagacatttactttacagattttataaaaatgtttattgaagCTTTTTGCGCTAATTCAATTTATTATCATTCTAAcagttgtgttttatttgtggtattttattcagtgttgtttttatatatttttttttttatatctgcgTGCCTTACTATAAATTGCCCCATGgggataaatatatttttttttaattgaattgaataaaaaaaaaaatacgtctAGAAGAAACAAAACACTCTGTCGCAGAACACAGATCAACTCCGTTgtgtcactgattattttctcGTAACGGCACGACTAAAACAATATTTCTTCCTCTGTGATTTTGCCTTAGTGACGGTTTATTCTTCTTCTCTATTCAACAGATATCCCTCTGCTGAAGGAGGCCTGAGACGGCACACGCAGCGTCCTCCTGTCAGTGGATGATGACCAGGACTGTGGCTCCTCAAGCTTTTTACCAAACCCTCTCCCCGCCCCCCATT harbors:
- the susd6 gene encoding sushi domain-containing protein 6, with protein sequence MCDGMATRSHALVIVALQLLLFLLSALPTGQASGCSRPSAVLHGRGNLTETNRGSFSVGTVLQYSCDPGYTLSGESVITCTAPGRWSSATPHCLKNDVCRPPSEPENGGYMCHPSPCPKLTEGTVIEYFCDEGYTLKGYRYHTCRNGDWDSAAPIICHVGQGKEERSPLGMPALSIMASTASSVALILLLVVLFVLLQPKLKSFHHSRREQGVCGQAASLVVEGVQVSLPSYEEAVYGSGGAAAPPPESRVNIVLSEGPQTESPASELVQSRPEHDLPSISARSRHSETALVHQDPSTSSSPSTSSSTSSWVSEQRGAAAAARRPSSDQHSLLSLTSVEEYGDDIPLLKEA